A part of Citrifermentans bremense genomic DNA contains:
- a CDS encoding dihydrolipoamide acetyltransferase family protein, with protein MPTDFKLPDLGEGIAEVELRRWLVAEGDAVAEHQPLVEVETDKAVVEVPAPRAGVVARLHRKEGETVLVGETLVTFAEAKEPARNERAEEERKPTPRSASVGIVGSLPEPEEESPPAAPAGFEGLATPMVRKMARERGIDLKGIRGTGPHGCIKPEDLDQMPQAAQKAKPVPEEEERLPLRGLRRTIARNVLASQRTTAFVTSMEEVDITDIWEMRVREQGEVESRGAHLTFLPFFIKAVQHALREHPLLNGSIDDEAQELVLKKQYHFGIAVDTPEGLMVPVIRDVDKKSIIELAQAVQELGRKARERSISLEELRGSSFTITNYGHFGGTFATPIINWPDIAIMGFGRIVERPWVHRGQIAIRKILPLSLTFDHRATDGADAARFLGKVLRYLEDPALLFLHSA; from the coding sequence ATGCCTACGGATTTCAAACTCCCCGATCTGGGTGAAGGGATCGCCGAGGTGGAACTGCGCCGCTGGCTGGTGGCTGAAGGGGACGCTGTTGCGGAACATCAGCCGCTGGTGGAGGTGGAGACGGACAAGGCTGTGGTCGAGGTCCCGGCTCCGCGCGCAGGTGTCGTTGCCCGCCTCCACCGCAAGGAGGGGGAGACGGTCCTGGTCGGCGAGACGCTGGTGACTTTCGCCGAGGCAAAGGAGCCGGCCAGGAATGAGCGTGCCGAAGAGGAGCGTAAACCGACGCCGCGTTCCGCCTCGGTCGGCATCGTGGGGTCACTGCCGGAACCGGAGGAGGAGTCTCCCCCGGCGGCGCCTGCCGGGTTCGAGGGGCTGGCGACGCCGATGGTGCGGAAGATGGCCAGGGAGCGGGGTATCGACCTGAAAGGCATCCGGGGGACCGGCCCTCACGGCTGCATCAAGCCCGAGGACCTGGACCAGATGCCACAGGCGGCGCAGAAAGCGAAGCCGGTGCCGGAAGAGGAGGAACGGCTGCCGCTGAGAGGGCTGCGGCGCACCATCGCCCGGAACGTGCTCGCTTCCCAGAGGACCACCGCTTTCGTCACCAGCATGGAAGAGGTCGACATCACGGACATCTGGGAGATGCGGGTGCGGGAGCAGGGGGAGGTGGAGTCCCGGGGCGCGCACCTGACCTTCCTCCCTTTCTTCATCAAGGCGGTCCAGCACGCGCTGCGCGAGCACCCGCTTTTGAACGGCTCTATCGACGACGAGGCGCAGGAGCTGGTGCTGAAGAAGCAGTACCATTTCGGAATCGCTGTGGATACGCCGGAGGGGCTCATGGTCCCGGTGATCCGGGATGTGGACAAGAAGAGCATCATCGAGCTAGCGCAGGCGGTCCAGGAACTCGGCCGCAAGGCGCGCGAGCGAAGCATATCGCTGGAGGAACTGCGCGGGAGTAGTTTCACCATCACCAACTACGGACATTTCGGCGGCACCTTCGCCACCCCCATCATCAACTGGCCCGACATCGCCATCATGGGTTTTGGGCGCATCGTCGAGCGCCCCTGGGTGCATCGGGGCCAGATCGCCATCAGGAAGATCCTGCCGCTGTCGCTCACCTTCGACCATCGCGCCACCGACGGTGCCGATGCAGCGAGGTTCCTGGGGAAGGTACTCCGCTACCTCGAGGACCCCGCGTTGCTTTTTCTGCACAGCGCCTAG
- the bfr gene encoding bacterioferritin has protein sequence MKGNERVIEQLNVRLAEELTATNQYMVHAEMCENWGYKRLHGKIRERAIVEMKHAEKLIERILFLEGRPIVSRLDPIHIGGEIPKMHQFDHALEETAIKGYNESIRIAVELGDNGTRELLQSILDQEEDHIDDIEAQLDQIAQMGVQNYLVDQVG, from the coding sequence ATGAAGGGAAACGAAAGGGTGATTGAGCAGTTGAACGTGCGCCTGGCCGAAGAGCTGACTGCCACGAACCAGTACATGGTTCACGCCGAGATGTGCGAGAACTGGGGGTACAAAAGGCTGCACGGAAAGATCAGGGAAAGGGCGATCGTGGAGATGAAACACGCCGAGAAGCTCATCGAGCGGATACTGTTCCTGGAAGGGAGGCCGATCGTCAGCAGGCTGGACCCGATCCATATCGGCGGCGAAATCCCCAAGATGCACCAGTTCGACCACGCCCTGGAGGAGACCGCCATCAAGGGGTACAACGAAAGCATCAGGATTGCCGTGGAGTTGGGGGACAACGGAACCCGCGAACTGTTGCAGTCGATCCTCGATCAGGAAGAGGACCACATAGACGATATCGAGGCGCAACTGGACCAGATAGCCCAGATGGGCGTGCAGAACTACCTCGTCGACCAGGTGGGGTGA
- a CDS encoding methyl-accepting chemotaxis protein, with product MFKNKLMHKILSIVGINLFIGITIVGCLAIWLQYRSSMELQAKNSRTMEAVITEEVAAFMMKEDIQSVANLAKVAKEKKFGFDVQIFNKEGKDTVSEKLDRQVADSLAAGKRIEIRQVLDGIHVLRTAVPLVNEERCKQCHDASDKYLGGLLLTSSMEEGYKNAIRMIAILLAAGVAFFLGMMLCMYLFFKKTVVRDLLFFSEKLKDIAEGEGDLTKEIPVRSNDEIGDLARHINHLVRKLRETVTVLYDLAEHISISLCHVSSRAQKTVVCSADQKDRSETVAVATEEMAATLNVVAGNTHQAAGFSAEVDEAASRGMSVVDDACNSIVSVRENVAQTLETVGKLESSSAQIGDIINLIEDIADQTKLLALNAAIEAARAGEHGRGFAVVADEVKMLSEKTATSTKEIAKIITNIQVESREAARSISQEQERVEDGVSKSLAAKECLEKILGLAGETAQLINQIASATEEQSATTNEIADKIHNVSESASMVHTDMTESEKAFQELTGVAEQIFSTVGKFSVGNRHDEMKRMACELRDRFVEAIEAGVAAGKITMADMSDRNYRPIPNTSPQKYNTAFDSFFDQYVSPLQEEILARNGNVFFAICVDDRGYVASHNLRYSKPLTGDPDLDRVNNRTKRIFNDKTGLKAAQNSEAFLLQTYMRDTGEIMNDISTPISFNNRHWGAVRLGYRAEE from the coding sequence ATGTTCAAGAACAAACTGATGCACAAAATCCTGTCTATAGTGGGGATAAACCTCTTCATCGGCATCACCATTGTAGGGTGCCTTGCCATCTGGCTGCAGTACCGGTCGAGCATGGAGTTGCAGGCAAAAAACAGCCGTACCATGGAAGCCGTCATTACCGAGGAGGTTGCGGCGTTCATGATGAAAGAGGATATCCAGTCGGTGGCGAACCTGGCGAAGGTGGCCAAGGAGAAGAAGTTCGGCTTCGATGTCCAGATCTTCAACAAGGAAGGAAAGGATACCGTATCCGAGAAGCTGGACCGGCAGGTAGCAGACAGTCTCGCGGCGGGCAAACGGATCGAGATCCGGCAGGTCCTGGACGGGATACACGTGCTTCGTACCGCGGTTCCGCTTGTTAACGAGGAGCGCTGCAAGCAGTGCCACGACGCCTCTGACAAGTATCTTGGGGGGCTGCTGCTCACCTCTTCCATGGAGGAGGGGTACAAGAACGCGATCAGGATGATAGCGATCCTCCTGGCGGCGGGGGTGGCCTTCTTCCTGGGCATGATGCTCTGCATGTACCTCTTCTTCAAGAAGACGGTGGTGCGCGACCTGCTCTTTTTCTCCGAGAAGCTCAAGGACATAGCCGAAGGGGAAGGGGATCTCACCAAGGAGATCCCGGTACGTTCCAACGACGAGATAGGGGACCTGGCGCGGCACATCAACCACCTGGTGCGAAAGCTGAGGGAGACGGTTACGGTCCTCTACGACCTGGCAGAGCACATCTCCATCTCTCTTTGCCACGTCTCGAGTCGGGCGCAAAAAACGGTGGTCTGCTCGGCGGACCAGAAGGACCGTTCCGAGACGGTGGCGGTGGCTACCGAGGAGATGGCCGCCACGCTCAACGTTGTCGCCGGCAACACCCACCAGGCTGCCGGGTTCTCGGCGGAGGTGGACGAGGCGGCCAGTCGCGGGATGTCGGTTGTGGACGATGCCTGCAACAGCATCGTGTCGGTGCGGGAGAACGTGGCGCAGACCCTGGAGACGGTGGGGAAACTCGAATCGTCGTCAGCGCAGATCGGTGACATCATCAACCTGATCGAGGACATAGCGGACCAAACCAAGCTGCTCGCTCTGAACGCGGCCATCGAGGCGGCTCGTGCGGGGGAGCACGGGCGCGGTTTCGCCGTTGTCGCTGACGAGGTGAAGATGCTCTCGGAGAAAACGGCCACCTCCACCAAGGAGATAGCCAAGATAATTACCAACATCCAGGTCGAAAGCCGCGAGGCGGCGCGATCCATCTCGCAGGAGCAGGAGCGGGTGGAAGACGGCGTCTCCAAGTCGCTGGCTGCCAAGGAGTGCCTGGAGAAAATCCTCGGGCTTGCCGGCGAGACGGCGCAGCTGATAAACCAGATAGCGTCGGCCACGGAAGAACAAAGCGCCACCACCAACGAGATCGCCGACAAGATCCACAACGTTTCTGAATCGGCATCTATGGTGCACACAGACATGACTGAGAGCGAAAAGGCGTTCCAAGAACTGACCGGTGTGGCGGAGCAGATCTTCTCCACCGTCGGCAAGTTCAGCGTGGGCAACCGCCATGACGAGATGAAGCGCATGGCATGCGAGCTGCGGGACCGGTTTGTCGAGGCCATAGAAGCCGGGGTCGCTGCCGGGAAGATCACCATGGCGGATATGAGCGACAGGAACTACCGCCCCATCCCGAACACGTCGCCGCAAAAATACAACACCGCATTCGACAGTTTCTTCGACCAGTATGTCTCGCCGCTCCAGGAGGAGATCCTGGCCCGTAACGGCAACGTCTTCTTCGCGATCTGCGTCGACGACCGCGGCTACGTCGCCAGCCACAACCTGCGCTACTCAAAGCCCCTGACCGGCGACCCGGACCTGGACCGGGTGAACAACCGTACCAAGAGGATCTTCAACGACAAGACCGGACTCAAGGCCGCGCAAAACAGCGAGGCGTTCCTGCTGCAGACCTACATGAGGGATACCGGCGAGATCATGAACGACATCTCCACGCCGATAAGCTTCAACAACCGTCACTGGGGTGCCGTGCGCTTGGGCTACCGGGCCGAGGAGTGA
- a CDS encoding rhomboid family intramembrane serine protease, translated as MRSITCSRCGREIDARQPQCMWCGAPRPSFGARVRDMLRGGLDAGFVVQGIIAANVVFYLLSLLVSGRRGFDMNPLSFLSPDQNSLLLLGATGTIPVLELGRVWSLISANYLHGGLLHILFNMMALRQIGPWVSAEFGASRMFVIYTLSGVAGYVASFFAGIPFTIGASASVCGLIGALYYFGKSRGGNYGAAVSREVSGWLISLVLFGLIMPGINNWGHGGGVVGGVVLAKLLGYQEGSRENSAHRLLALICLVATVAVLCYAAYFSLAYRFS; from the coding sequence ATGCGTTCCATAACCTGTTCCAGATGCGGCAGAGAGATAGACGCCAGACAACCACAATGCATGTGGTGCGGCGCGCCGCGTCCAAGCTTCGGCGCCAGGGTCAGAGATATGCTGCGCGGAGGTCTCGATGCCGGCTTCGTGGTGCAGGGGATCATCGCCGCCAACGTCGTTTTTTACCTGCTGTCGCTGCTGGTGAGCGGCAGGCGCGGCTTCGACATGAACCCCTTGAGTTTCCTGTCGCCGGACCAGAACAGCTTGCTGCTGCTGGGCGCTACTGGCACCATTCCTGTGCTGGAGTTGGGGCGCGTCTGGAGCCTTATTTCGGCCAACTACCTGCACGGGGGACTGCTGCACATCCTCTTCAACATGATGGCGCTGCGCCAGATCGGCCCCTGGGTGAGCGCCGAGTTCGGCGCGAGCCGCATGTTCGTGATTTACACCTTAAGCGGCGTTGCCGGCTACGTCGCCTCCTTCTTCGCCGGGATCCCCTTCACCATCGGTGCTTCCGCCTCCGTTTGCGGCCTGATCGGAGCCCTTTACTATTTCGGTAAAAGCCGCGGCGGCAATTACGGCGCGGCCGTTTCCCGGGAAGTGAGCGGCTGGCTGATCAGCCTGGTCCTCTTCGGCCTGATCATGCCCGGCATCAACAACTGGGGGCACGGCGGCGGCGTCGTTGGGGGTGTCGTGCTGGCGAAACTCCTGGGGTACCAAGAGGGGAGCCGCGAGAACAGCGCGCACCGCCTGCTCGCGTTGATCTGCCTCGTCGCCACCGTGGCCGTCCTTTGCTACGCTGCCTATTTTTCCCTCGCCTACCGCTTCAGTTGA
- a CDS encoding alpha-ketoacid dehydrogenase subunit beta — translation MAQLNMVQAINQALADEMARDDRVVLLGEDLGRDGGVFRVTEGLQERFGPERVLDTPLCESAIMGAAVGMAAYGLRPVPEIQFMGFTYSAFEQLFAHAARLRSRSRGRFSCPLVVRTPYGGGIKAPELHEESTEAIFCHIPGLKVVVPSGPYSAKGLLLAALRDPDPVLFLEPTRLYRMIKEEVPEGDYQLELGKARLARKGSAVTVVAWGSMLERVLKSVDGYDAEVIDLLTLNPLDLETLLASVQKTGRAVIVHEAIKTCGLGAEIAATLAEEAMLHLRAPILRVTAPDVPVPLAKLIDQYLPGPDRIRAALDEVLKY, via the coding sequence ATGGCGCAACTTAACATGGTGCAGGCGATAAACCAGGCTCTCGCCGACGAGATGGCGCGCGACGACCGGGTGGTGCTCCTCGGGGAGGACCTGGGACGCGACGGCGGGGTATTCCGCGTCACCGAGGGGCTCCAGGAGCGCTTCGGGCCGGAGAGGGTGCTGGATACCCCGCTTTGCGAGTCGGCCATCATGGGGGCCGCAGTCGGGATGGCCGCTTACGGGCTGCGCCCGGTGCCGGAGATCCAGTTCATGGGCTTCACCTACTCCGCCTTCGAGCAGCTCTTCGCCCACGCGGCAAGGCTGCGATCGCGCTCCCGCGGGCGTTTCAGCTGCCCGCTGGTGGTCCGCACCCCCTACGGCGGTGGAATCAAGGCGCCGGAACTGCACGAGGAAAGCACGGAGGCCATCTTCTGCCACATCCCCGGGCTCAAGGTGGTGGTGCCGTCGGGTCCCTACAGCGCCAAGGGGCTACTTTTGGCGGCCCTGCGCGACCCGGACCCGGTCCTGTTCCTGGAGCCGACACGGCTCTACCGCATGATTAAGGAAGAGGTGCCGGAAGGGGATTACCAACTGGAACTGGGGAAGGCGCGGTTAGCGCGTAAAGGCTCCGCGGTCACCGTTGTTGCCTGGGGGAGCATGCTGGAGCGGGTGCTTAAGTCGGTCGACGGGTACGACGCCGAAGTCATAGATCTGCTCACCCTGAACCCGCTGGACCTGGAGACCCTGCTTGCTTCGGTTCAAAAGACCGGAAGGGCGGTCATCGTCCACGAGGCGATCAAGACCTGCGGCCTGGGGGCCGAGATAGCCGCGACGCTGGCGGAGGAGGCGATGCTGCACCTGCGCGCGCCGATCCTGAGGGTGACCGCTCCCGACGTGCCGGTGCCCTTGGCGAAGCTCATCGACCAGTACCTTCCGGGTCCCGACCGGATACGGGCGGCGCTGGACGAGGTGCTTAAGTACTGA
- a CDS encoding Glu/Leu/Phe/Val family dehydrogenase, with protein sequence MPEMLFDDFGPCKVIELYSPKEGVRGIVVIDNVALGLAVGGVRVTPTVTTEEIRRLARTMTLKNSIAGLPHGGAKAGIVADPADPRKERIFRVFARMIRGLTEYIPGPDMGCDETSMAWILDETGRAVGLPEEIGGLPLDRLGATGYGVAECAEVAARFANLELKGARVAVEGFGSVGKAAARFLIDKGAVLVAASDTKGAVHDPAGIDVSELIEAKRQQGSVTGFGKGSRLAAADLFDVPCDILVPAAAPDVINAGNVEKIKARIILQGANIPATAEAEKRLQQRGVLVVPDFIANAGGVIMAAMEYAGKNETEAFAAIRERIRKNTARVLEKAASEGTLPRTAADTLARERVRKAMGYRDY encoded by the coding sequence ATGCCAGAGATGCTGTTTGACGACTTCGGACCGTGCAAAGTGATAGAACTGTACTCCCCCAAGGAAGGGGTGCGGGGCATCGTGGTGATCGACAACGTCGCGCTAGGCCTGGCTGTGGGAGGCGTCCGTGTCACCCCTACCGTCACTACCGAGGAGATTCGTCGCCTGGCCCGCACCATGACATTGAAAAATTCCATCGCGGGGCTTCCACACGGCGGCGCCAAGGCCGGCATCGTGGCGGACCCGGCCGATCCACGCAAGGAGCGGATCTTCCGCGTCTTCGCCAGGATGATCAGGGGACTTACCGAGTACATCCCCGGCCCCGACATGGGCTGCGACGAGACGTCGATGGCGTGGATCCTGGACGAAACCGGGAGAGCGGTGGGGCTTCCCGAGGAGATCGGAGGGCTGCCGCTGGACCGGCTGGGGGCGACCGGCTACGGGGTCGCCGAATGCGCTGAGGTGGCTGCCCGCTTCGCGAACCTGGAACTGAAGGGGGCCAGGGTGGCGGTCGAGGGGTTCGGGAGCGTAGGCAAAGCCGCCGCGCGCTTTCTGATCGACAAAGGGGCCGTACTCGTTGCAGCCTCCGACACCAAGGGGGCCGTCCATGATCCGGCGGGAATCGATGTGAGCGAACTGATCGAGGCAAAGCGTCAACAGGGGTCGGTCACGGGGTTCGGCAAGGGGAGCCGCCTGGCCGCAGCCGACCTCTTCGACGTCCCTTGCGACATACTGGTCCCGGCCGCAGCCCCGGACGTGATCAACGCCGGGAACGTGGAAAAGATAAAGGCGCGCATTATCCTGCAGGGAGCCAACATCCCGGCCACGGCGGAGGCGGAAAAGCGGCTGCAGCAGCGCGGGGTCCTGGTGGTGCCGGATTTCATCGCCAACGCCGGCGGCGTGATCATGGCGGCCATGGAATACGCAGGGAAGAACGAGACGGAGGCCTTCGCCGCGATCAGGGAGCGGATCAGGAAGAACACCGCCCGAGTCCTTGAGAAGGCGGCTAGCGAGGGGACCCTGCCGCGGACGGCGGCGGACACGCTGGCGCGGGAACGGGTGAGAAAAGCGATGGGGTACCGGGATTACTAA
- a CDS encoding uracil-xanthine permease family protein, whose product MSEAKEPVWRQALSGAQILFVAFGALVLVPILTGLNPSMALLGAGVGTIIFQICTKRQVPIFLGSSFAFIAPIIYSVQTWGMPATLGGLFAAGWLYLALSLVIYLRGADFIHRIMPPVVVGPIIMVIGLGLAGVAVNMAMGKTGDGKGVLVDYDTAILVAAISLATTAAVAVRAKGIFRLLPVLSGVAVGYVLSIFLGLVDFTKIAAAPWIEVPTFVTPQFNWAAILFMIPVALAPAIEHVGDVVAIGAVTGKDYTVKPGLHRTMLGDGLAVCTAALIGGPPVTTYAEVTGAVMITRCYNPVIMTWAAGFAIVMAFFGKFNAILQSIPVPVMGGIMMLLFGSIASVGLNTLIHAQVDMHRPRNLIIVSLVLVFGIGGLSLNVAGQHLHGVSLCGIAAILLNLVLPKGEALPMGVETDEAEPETVP is encoded by the coding sequence ATGTCAGAAGCAAAAGAACCGGTATGGCGCCAGGCGCTTTCCGGAGCGCAGATCCTTTTTGTCGCGTTCGGGGCGCTGGTGCTGGTGCCGATTCTCACCGGGCTCAACCCGAGCATGGCCCTTCTTGGCGCCGGCGTGGGCACCATCATCTTCCAGATCTGCACCAAGCGCCAAGTCCCCATCTTCTTAGGCTCCTCCTTCGCCTTCATCGCGCCCATCATCTACAGCGTCCAGACCTGGGGGATGCCGGCCACCCTGGGCGGGCTCTTCGCCGCCGGGTGGCTCTACCTCGCGCTCTCCCTGGTGATCTACCTGCGCGGCGCGGATTTCATCCACCGCATCATGCCCCCGGTGGTCGTGGGTCCCATCATCATGGTGATCGGCCTGGGGCTTGCCGGCGTTGCGGTCAACATGGCCATGGGCAAGACCGGTGACGGCAAGGGGGTGCTGGTCGATTACGACACCGCCATCCTGGTGGCGGCGATCTCCCTTGCCACCACCGCCGCGGTTGCCGTGCGCGCCAAGGGGATCTTCCGGCTTTTGCCGGTCCTCTCCGGCGTGGCCGTCGGCTATGTCCTTTCCATCTTCCTGGGGCTGGTCGATTTCACCAAGATTGCCGCGGCCCCCTGGATCGAGGTCCCGACCTTCGTGACCCCCCAGTTCAACTGGGCGGCAATCCTGTTCATGATCCCGGTGGCGCTCGCCCCGGCCATCGAGCATGTCGGCGACGTCGTCGCCATTGGCGCCGTGACCGGCAAGGACTACACCGTGAAGCCCGGCCTGCACCGCACCATGCTCGGCGACGGGCTCGCCGTCTGCACCGCCGCGCTGATCGGAGGCCCCCCCGTCACCACCTATGCAGAGGTAACCGGGGCGGTGATGATCACCCGCTGCTACAACCCGGTCATCATGACCTGGGCCGCCGGCTTCGCCATCGTCATGGCTTTCTTCGGCAAGTTCAACGCCATCCTGCAGTCCATCCCTGTCCCGGTCATGGGGGGTATCATGATGCTCCTCTTCGGCTCCATCGCGTCGGTGGGCCTCAACACCCTGATCCACGCCCAGGTCGACATGCACCGCCCGCGCAACCTGATCATCGTCTCGCTGGTGCTGGTCTTCGGCATCGGAGGGCTGAGCCTCAACGTGGCCGGACAGCACCTGCACGGCGTCTCGCTCTGCGGCATAGCTGCGATTCTGCTCAACCTGGTCCTCCCCAAGGGCGAAGCACTCCCCATGGGGGTCGAGACGGACGAGGCGGAACCGGAGACCGTCCCCTGA
- the pdhA gene encoding pyruvate dehydrogenase (acetyl-transferring) E1 component subunit alpha yields the protein MPEEILATFQIKRLSVLNENGSADLSLMPELSADEIWRMYQLMVLARCFDERAVSLQREGRLGTYPPIRGQEAAQVGSAFALKASDWVFPSFREMGAHLTLGYPIPQLLQYWGGDERAQKTPPDLNIFPFCVAVGSQIPHAVGAALAIRYRRDPAAVVVYFGDGATSKGDFHEAMNMAGVYQLPVVFICQNNQWAISVPLKGQTASASLAQKALGYGFEGVQVDGNDILAVYRATLNALEKARSGAGPTFLECLTYRMADHTTADDAGRYRSDEEVALWSGRDPILRLERFLAASGAWTPEQGRVVKDEAIALIDRAVGEMEAAPHPSPAELFDGVLATLTQRQAEQRKGR from the coding sequence ATGCCCGAAGAAATCCTTGCCACTTTCCAAATAAAACGCCTGAGTGTTCTCAATGAGAACGGCAGCGCCGATTTGTCCCTGATGCCTGAACTTTCGGCCGACGAGATCTGGCGCATGTACCAGCTCATGGTGCTTGCGCGCTGCTTTGACGAGCGTGCCGTCTCCCTGCAGCGGGAGGGGCGACTGGGGACCTATCCTCCGATCCGTGGGCAGGAGGCGGCCCAGGTGGGGAGCGCCTTCGCGCTCAAGGCTAGCGACTGGGTGTTCCCCTCGTTCCGGGAGATGGGGGCGCATCTGACGCTGGGGTACCCCATCCCGCAGCTACTCCAGTACTGGGGAGGGGACGAGCGGGCCCAGAAGACGCCGCCAGATCTAAACATCTTTCCCTTCTGCGTTGCGGTCGGGAGCCAGATCCCGCATGCGGTCGGTGCAGCGCTCGCCATCCGCTACCGCCGGGATCCCGCCGCCGTGGTCGTCTACTTCGGCGACGGTGCGACCTCCAAGGGGGACTTCCACGAGGCGATGAACATGGCCGGGGTGTACCAGCTCCCCGTCGTCTTCATCTGCCAGAACAACCAGTGGGCCATCTCGGTCCCGCTCAAGGGGCAGACGGCGTCGGCATCGCTGGCCCAGAAGGCCCTGGGCTACGGGTTCGAAGGTGTGCAGGTGGACGGCAATGACATCCTGGCCGTCTACCGCGCGACCCTCAACGCGCTGGAAAAGGCCAGAAGCGGCGCAGGTCCCACCTTCCTGGAATGCCTCACCTACCGCATGGCCGACCACACCACGGCTGACGACGCCGGGCGCTACCGCTCGGACGAGGAGGTGGCGCTTTGGAGTGGGCGCGACCCGATTCTCAGGCTGGAGCGTTTTCTGGCGGCAAGCGGCGCCTGGACCCCCGAGCAGGGGAGGGTGGTCAAGGACGAGGCGATTGCGCTGATCGATCGGGCGGTGGGGGAGATGGAGGCGGCACCCCACCCCTCGCCGGCAGAGCTATTCGACGGAGTACTGGCGACGCTCACCCAGCGACAGGCCGAGCAAAGGAAGGGACGCTGA
- a CDS encoding PAS domain-containing protein: MNQLEDHELHRQLVQECNDAIIFSDRQGVIRLWNSGAERMLGFSAEEAIGKSLDIFIPENQRARHWEGYFRVMETGYTHYQTDLLAAPALRKDGSRISTEFSMTIIRDADGKVAGTAAVMRDVTAKWQKDKALRARLAELEKELGER; encoded by the coding sequence ATGAACCAATTAGAGGACCATGAACTGCACCGGCAACTGGTGCAAGAGTGCAACGACGCCATCATCTTCTCCGACCGGCAAGGGGTGATCAGGCTCTGGAACAGTGGAGCCGAGCGCATGCTGGGGTTTTCCGCGGAAGAGGCGATAGGGAAGTCGCTGGACATCTTCATCCCGGAGAACCAGCGCGCCCGCCACTGGGAGGGGTACTTCAGGGTGATGGAAACCGGTTACACCCATTACCAGACCGACCTGCTCGCGGCCCCCGCCCTGCGCAAGGACGGCAGCCGCATTTCCACCGAATTCTCCATGACCATCATCAGGGACGCAGACGGCAAAGTTGCCGGGACGGCGGCGGTGATGCGGGACGTTACTGCGAAGTGGCAGAAGGATAAGGCGCTGCGGGCAAGGCTTGCCGAGCTGGAAAAGGAGTTGGGGGAGAGGTGA
- the upp gene encoding uracil phosphoribosyltransferase, with product MSVHEVNHPLVKHKIGLMREAGISTKKFRELTSEIASLLAYEASRDFQIEPRTITGWDGSKVVIQQLKGKKVTVVPILRAGIGMLDGVLDMIPNAKVSVVGLARNEETLEAHTYFERFVGSLDERLALIIDPMLATGGSMAATIEMLKKNGCLQIRVLCLVAAPEGLAKITAAYPEIDIYVAAIDERLNEQGYILPGLGDAGDKIFGTK from the coding sequence ATGAGTGTCCATGAAGTAAACCACCCGCTGGTGAAGCACAAGATCGGCCTGATGCGCGAGGCCGGGATAAGCACCAAGAAGTTCCGCGAGCTCACTTCGGAGATCGCCTCCCTGCTCGCCTACGAGGCCAGCAGGGATTTTCAGATCGAGCCGAGGACCATCACCGGATGGGACGGCAGCAAGGTTGTGATCCAGCAGTTGAAGGGGAAGAAGGTGACGGTGGTCCCGATCCTGCGCGCCGGCATCGGCATGCTGGACGGCGTCCTGGACATGATCCCCAACGCCAAGGTGAGCGTGGTGGGGCTGGCCCGCAACGAGGAGACGCTTGAGGCGCATACCTATTTCGAGAGGTTCGTCGGAAGCCTCGACGAACGCCTTGCACTCATCATCGACCCGATGCTCGCAACCGGCGGTTCCATGGCCGCCACCATAGAGATGCTCAAGAAGAACGGCTGCCTCCAGATCCGCGTCCTGTGCCTCGTCGCCGCTCCGGAAGGGCTGGCGAAGATCACCGCGGCCTACCCCGAGATCGACATCTACGTGGCCGCGATCGACGAGAGGTTGAACGAGCAAGGTTACATCCTCCCCGGGCTGGGGGACGCCGGCGACAAGATCTTCGGCACCAAGTAA